From Pseudomonadota bacterium, a single genomic window includes:
- a CDS encoding porphobilinogen synthase: MHFPEYRARRTRRKANARRLMRETAVDVGQLIAPLFVVEGQNREQPLAALPGVSAYSVDRLVEVVAELQRRGVGTVWLAASVGKRDELARAAVDKRGLLPAALTQLRATAPELVLFSDLDLTPFTSHGHPGVLRNQELDNDATLELLTEAALLHGRAGADFVVTSGAVDGEVALVRDALDEEGLDDVGIIARAVTFASAFSAGGWHRVGEGAPVDVGGYRLDPANGREALREATLDADEGADALVVCPALPSLDIIAMLVEELDLPVIAAEGSGEHRLHALATERALLDGDRALVERLICLRRAGAAAVASFAAAEAARILTQAS; the protein is encoded by the coding sequence ATGCACTTCCCCGAATATCGCGCGCGTCGCACGCGGCGCAAGGCGAACGCCCGCCGGCTGATGCGCGAGACCGCGGTCGACGTCGGCCAGTTGATCGCGCCGCTCTTCGTCGTCGAGGGCCAGAATAGAGAGCAGCCGCTCGCCGCGTTGCCAGGCGTCTCGGCCTATTCGGTCGACCGGCTGGTCGAGGTCGTCGCCGAGCTGCAGCGCCGGGGCGTGGGTACCGTGTGGCTCGCGGCCTCCGTCGGCAAGCGCGACGAGCTGGCTCGCGCGGCCGTCGACAAGCGCGGCCTCCTGCCGGCGGCGCTGACGCAGCTGCGCGCGACGGCGCCGGAGCTGGTCCTGTTCTCCGACCTCGATTTGACGCCCTTCACCAGCCATGGGCATCCCGGGGTGCTGCGTAATCAGGAGCTCGACAACGACGCGACGCTCGAGCTGTTGACGGAGGCGGCGCTGCTGCACGGGCGCGCCGGGGCCGATTTCGTGGTGACCTCCGGTGCCGTCGACGGCGAGGTCGCGCTGGTGCGGGACGCACTCGACGAGGAGGGCCTCGACGACGTCGGTATCATCGCCCGAGCGGTGACCTTCGCCTCGGCCTTCAGCGCGGGTGGCTGGCATCGGGTCGGCGAGGGCGCGCCGGTCGACGTCGGCGGCTACCGCCTCGATCCAGCAAACGGCCGCGAGGCGCTGCGTGAGGCGACGCTGGACGCCGACGAGGGCGCCGACGCCTTGGTCGTCTGTCCGGCGCTCCCCTCGCTCGATATCATCGCAATGCTCGTCGAAGAACTCGATCTGCCGGTGATCGCGGCCGAGGGCAGCGGTGAGCACCGCCTGCACGCCCTGGCGACAGAGCGCGCCCTGCTCGACGGCGATCGCGCGCTGGTCGAACGGCTGATCTGCCTGCGACGGGCGGGGGCCGCCGCGGTCGCCAGCTTCGCCGCAGCTGAGGCGGCGCGGATCTTGACCCAGGCGTCCTGA
- a CDS encoding response regulator, whose product MFLKKLVIAEDEEAIAHLIAATLGDAGFLCLRARDGEAALELVRTELPDLLVLDWMLPKMEGIEVCRRVKRDLVLSRVPILMLTSMSDVENRIEGLEAGADDYLSKPFDLRELNVRVKALIRHSRRERGRNPTTDLPGREAIEDQVVELIERQEAFGLLYVDVAHFEAYAAHLGYRKADEVVALVGRLVLEQCRSLPGEQPFVGHLGGDDFVLGSRDQGALRQLGESLRLAFEDAISAGEGGVAQDVPPLAALNASAPAGPRPPRLALHVALVEAPTGRFGSVEQLAQELVRAKGAGKGALTARPA is encoded by the coding sequence ATGTTCCTGAAAAAACTGGTAATCGCTGAGGACGAGGAGGCCATCGCCCACCTCATCGCCGCGACCCTGGGCGATGCCGGGTTTCTCTGCCTGCGAGCGCGGGACGGCGAGGCCGCGCTCGAGCTCGTGCGCACCGAGTTGCCCGATCTGCTGGTGCTCGATTGGATGCTCCCCAAAATGGAGGGAATCGAGGTCTGCCGCCGGGTTAAGCGCGATCTCGTGCTCTCACGCGTGCCGATTCTGATGCTGACCTCGATGTCCGACGTCGAGAACCGCATCGAGGGGCTCGAGGCTGGAGCAGACGACTACCTCTCGAAGCCCTTCGATCTGCGTGAGCTCAACGTGCGCGTCAAGGCGTTGATTCGCCATAGCCGGCGGGAGCGTGGCCGCAATCCGACGACCGACCTGCCGGGCCGCGAGGCGATCGAAGACCAGGTGGTCGAGCTGATCGAGCGCCAGGAGGCCTTCGGGCTGCTCTATGTCGACGTCGCGCACTTCGAGGCCTACGCTGCCCACCTCGGCTACCGCAAGGCCGACGAGGTCGTGGCGCTGGTGGGGCGCTTGGTCCTCGAGCAGTGTCGATCGCTGCCCGGCGAACAGCCCTTCGTGGGGCATCTCGGTGGGGACGATTTCGTCCTCGGTAGCCGCGACCAGGGTGCCTTGCGGCAGCTCGGTGAGTCGCTTCGGCTGGCCTTCGAAGATGCGATCAGTGCGGGTGAGGGCGGCGTGGCTCAGGATGTGCCGCCGCTCGCTGCGCTGAACGCCTCCGCGCCGGCTGGCCCGCGCCCACCACGCTTGGCGTTGCATGTCGCGCTCGTGGAGGCGCCGACGGGCCGCTTTGGTTCGGTGGAGCAGCTGGCGCAGGAATTGGTGCGGGCCAAGGGCGCCGGAAAGGGCGCGTTGACCGCCCGCCCTGCCTAG
- a CDS encoding SOS response-associated peptidase, with translation MCGRYTITSDAATIAEHFDLPALGVPWRQRFNIAPSQSVPIVRLDDAARPELVSVAWNLLPPWVRDPRRGARPINARAETVEGKPFFCQAWRRRRCLLVADGFYEWQRRRRGKQPYWLRATRGGPIAFAGLWERWTADPESEAIESCTLLTTRANAVVQSIHDRMPVILPPSAYARWLAPAAGPALDALKTLLVPASDELLQAVAVTAYVNDPKHDDPGCIAAAERACAWSFDDGEDSGPAPAPTE, from the coding sequence ATGTGCGGCCGCTACACGATCACCAGCGACGCGGCGACCATCGCGGAGCATTTCGACTTGCCCGCGCTGGGCGTCCCGTGGCGCCAGCGCTTCAACATCGCGCCCTCCCAGAGCGTGCCCATCGTCCGCCTCGATGACGCGGCCCGGCCCGAGCTGGTCAGCGTCGCCTGGAACCTCTTGCCGCCGTGGGTGCGCGATCCGCGCCGCGGCGCGCGGCCGATCAACGCGCGCGCCGAGACGGTCGAAGGCAAGCCCTTCTTTTGCCAAGCGTGGCGCCGACGGCGCTGCCTCCTGGTCGCCGATGGCTTCTACGAGTGGCAACGTCGCCGGCGGGGAAAGCAGCCCTACTGGCTCCGGGCGACGAGGGGCGGCCCAATCGCCTTCGCGGGCCTCTGGGAGCGCTGGACAGCGGACCCGGAGAGCGAGGCGATCGAGAGCTGCACCCTGCTCACCACACGCGCGAACGCGGTCGTTCAGTCGATCCACGACCGGATGCCGGTGATTCTGCCGCCGAGCGCGTACGCGCGCTGGCTCGCCCCCGCGGCCGGCCCGGCGCTGGACGCCCTGAAGACCCTGCTGGTGCCGGCAAGCGACGAGCTGCTGCAAGCCGTGGCGGTCACGGCCTACGTGAATGACCCCAAACACGACGACCCGGGCTGCATCGCGGCGGCCGAGCGAGCCTGCGCTTGGAGTTTCGACGACGGCGAGGACAGCGGCCCCGCTCCCGCCCCGACGGAGTGA
- a CDS encoding uroporphyrinogen-III synthase, which yields MDQQEGQQADSARIGGIAVVGVVPGTHDLITVRGRRLLRVAELLVHPAECGIPLLGEAPPQAERWQDEGAPEQPQRALAAARAGRRVVWLTAGDATSANWLPALSAECAAGGVPLTVVPGVASAGWSNGRPLEGCRILVTRARQQAAQTCALLEQRGALALTMPTIAIVPPPDLAPLRAAVAALRSYQRLILTSANAVAALAETLELRGLDARMLAGIEVCAVGPATAERLRQLGIRADLVAKDHRAEGLLELLPARCVPGERVLLLRAARARDLLPETLRRRGAQVDVVTAYLTTLPPAEQWQAGLAALRARQVEIVLFTSASTAEHFARIVGDGLSALLAGVTVAAIGPITGAACRALGMTVAVSPPTFTLPAMVAALEQHFSARESTTPSLARTH from the coding sequence GTGGATCAGCAAGAAGGCCAACAAGCCGATAGTGCCAGGATCGGAGGCATCGCCGTCGTCGGCGTCGTTCCCGGGACGCACGACTTGATCACCGTGCGTGGTCGGCGCCTGCTGCGCGTCGCGGAGCTGCTCGTCCACCCAGCGGAGTGCGGCATCCCCCTGCTCGGCGAGGCGCCGCCGCAGGCCGAGCGTTGGCAGGACGAGGGCGCGCCGGAGCAGCCGCAGCGCGCGCTCGCTGCGGCGCGAGCCGGTCGCCGCGTCGTCTGGCTCACGGCCGGCGACGCGACCTCGGCAAACTGGCTACCCGCGCTGTCGGCGGAATGCGCGGCTGGCGGCGTGCCGCTGACCGTCGTGCCTGGCGTCGCTTCCGCCGGCTGGAGCAATGGTCGTCCCCTCGAGGGCTGCCGCATCCTCGTCACCCGCGCGCGGCAGCAAGCGGCGCAGACCTGCGCGCTGCTCGAGCAGCGTGGTGCCTTGGCGCTGACGATGCCGACGATCGCGATCGTGCCACCGCCGGATCTGGCGCCGCTGCGGGCCGCCGTGGCGGCGCTCCGCAGCTATCAACGCCTGATCCTGACCAGCGCCAACGCCGTCGCCGCGCTCGCAGAGACGCTCGAGCTGCGAGGGCTCGACGCCCGGATGCTCGCCGGGATCGAGGTCTGCGCGGTCGGACCGGCGACGGCCGAGCGCTTGCGCCAACTGGGCATTCGCGCCGACCTCGTCGCCAAGGATCATCGCGCCGAGGGATTGCTCGAGCTGCTGCCGGCGCGATGCGTTCCCGGAGAGCGCGTCTTGCTGCTGCGCGCCGCCCGCGCGCGCGACCTCTTGCCCGAAACCCTCCGTCGGCGTGGAGCGCAGGTCGACGTGGTCACGGCCTATCTCACGACCCTGCCGCCCGCCGAGCAGTGGCAGGCCGGATTGGCCGCGCTGCGGGCGAGGCAGGTCGAGATCGTGCTCTTCACGAGCGCCTCGACGGCCGAGCACTTTGCGCGCATCGTCGGCGACGGGTTGTCGGCGCTGCTCGCCGGCGTGACGGTGGCGGCGATTGGGCCGATCACTGGCGCTGCCTGCCGCGCCTTGGGGATGACGGTCGCGGTGAGCCCTCCGACCTTTACGCTGCCGGCGATGGTCGCGGCGCTCGAGCAGCACTTTTCCGCGCGTGAGTCGACGACACCGTCGCTCGCTCGCACGCACTGA
- a CDS encoding serine/threonine protein kinase, producing MLRCEHCEELHEDGQSICPVTGKIFQPERLFPPGTVLEGKYRLECALGAGGMGAVFRAVHTMLNKPVAIKLTLPELAQQRELMTRMVREARAASATGHPNIAAVTDMGWTETGGLFLVMEYLDGPTLRELIAREGRLPLRRAAELVCQVLAGLGAVHQRGIVHRDLKPENVMVVADPNGGGELAKVLDFGISKVRDESNGLELTRSGMVMGSPRYMAPEQAQGAADVDHRADIYAAGGLLYTALVGEPPIGGDTLQALFAQLLQGEIRPPSERVSGLPASIDRVVLRAMERAPQDRFATAAAFREALLPFAQAASGAGAARRAFAAAPTFGIGGVASPQQVLAAIDGASADALVDLDEAQGMREPVQPESPPLVAPALPPPTDRPASLGASKGDPPDGARASAPRPAAPPVAAALGRARGAGRTSSALAEETGSLELDLEAARGVGNGRLPSALERAAPSRPGAARPRRDAEARRADGSASRLLGTVGLIALLLGLGWWLWAGEDPGRTVPLPRPRVMVLIETRPESADVYFDGVLQVTKPVELPQSNLVYTVRVEAGGFASREVEVRADRTQTVRVSLKKLVTRPSGGTAR from the coding sequence ATGCTTCGTTGCGAGCACTGCGAGGAGCTGCACGAGGACGGCCAGTCGATCTGTCCGGTGACCGGCAAGATCTTCCAGCCCGAGCGCTTGTTTCCGCCGGGTACGGTGCTCGAGGGCAAGTACCGTCTCGAGTGCGCCCTGGGCGCGGGGGGCATGGGAGCCGTCTTTCGGGCGGTCCACACGATGCTCAACAAGCCGGTGGCGATCAAGCTGACGCTGCCGGAGCTGGCGCAGCAGCGCGAGCTGATGACCCGCATGGTGCGCGAGGCGCGCGCCGCCAGCGCGACCGGTCATCCCAACATCGCCGCGGTCACCGACATGGGCTGGACCGAGACGGGCGGGCTCTTTCTCGTGATGGAGTACCTGGACGGGCCGACCCTTCGCGAGCTGATCGCGCGCGAGGGTCGCCTGCCGCTGCGGCGCGCGGCCGAGCTGGTCTGCCAGGTGCTTGCGGGGCTCGGTGCGGTGCATCAGCGCGGCATCGTGCACCGCGACCTGAAGCCCGAGAACGTGATGGTGGTGGCCGATCCGAACGGTGGCGGCGAGCTGGCCAAGGTGCTCGATTTTGGCATCTCGAAGGTGCGCGACGAGAGCAACGGGCTCGAGTTGACCCGCAGCGGGATGGTCATGGGCAGCCCGCGCTACATGGCGCCGGAGCAGGCGCAGGGCGCCGCCGATGTCGATCATCGCGCCGATATCTACGCGGCGGGAGGGCTGCTCTACACCGCGCTGGTCGGCGAGCCGCCGATCGGTGGCGACACCTTGCAGGCGCTCTTCGCGCAGTTGCTCCAGGGGGAGATCCGGCCGCCATCGGAGCGGGTGTCCGGCCTGCCGGCGTCCATCGATCGCGTGGTCTTGCGCGCGATGGAGCGGGCCCCGCAGGATCGCTTCGCCACGGCCGCCGCCTTTCGCGAGGCGCTGCTGCCCTTCGCCCAGGCCGCCTCGGGCGCGGGTGCGGCGCGGAGAGCCTTCGCCGCTGCCCCAACCTTCGGAATCGGCGGCGTCGCGTCACCCCAGCAGGTCCTCGCGGCCATCGATGGCGCCTCGGCGGACGCCCTGGTCGATCTCGATGAAGCCCAGGGGATGCGTGAGCCGGTGCAGCCGGAGTCGCCCCCGCTCGTCGCCCCCGCGCTCCCGCCGCCGACGGACAGGCCTGCGTCCTTGGGGGCCTCCAAGGGGGACCCTCCCGACGGCGCCCGCGCCTCCGCTCCACGTCCAGCGGCCCCACCCGTGGCCGCTGCTCTCGGTCGCGCGCGCGGCGCTGGGCGCACGTCGAGCGCGCTGGCGGAGGAGACCGGCTCGCTCGAGCTCGATCTCGAGGCTGCGCGCGGCGTCGGCAACGGCCGGCTGCCCTCGGCCCTCGAGCGCGCCGCTCCCAGCCGACCAGGCGCGGCGCGTCCACGCCGCGACGCCGAGGCGCGCAGGGCGGACGGGAGCGCGTCGCGGCTCCTGGGCACGGTCGGCCTCATCGCGCTCCTGCTCGGCCTCGGCTGGTGGTTGTGGGCGGGCGAGGACCCGGGCCGGACTGTGCCCCTCCCGCGGCCGCGCGTGATGGTGCTGATCGAAACCAGGCCGGAGAGTGCGGACGTCTATTTCGACGGCGTCCTGCAGGTCACCAAGCCCGTCGAGCTGCCGCAATCGAATCTGGTCTATACGGTGCGCGTCGAGGCGGGTGGCTTCGCGTCCCGCGAGGTCGAGGTGCGCGCCGATCGGACCCAGACGGTGCGCGTCAGCCTCAAGAAGCTCGTGACGAGGCCTTCCGGCGGCACGGCGCGTTGA
- a CDS encoding protein kinase — protein sequence MRQPVVFGEYLLLERISVGGMAEVFKAKTFGVEGFEKIVAVKRILPSMAEDADFITMFIDEARIAGQLSHANICQIYELGRIDGAHFIAMEYISGRDVLQIQNRLRRVGERMSLPMAAFIAARVCDGLDYAHAKHDANRQPMNIVHRDVSPQNVLVSYAGEVKVIDFGIAKAVSRSAKTRAGVLKGKFGYMSPEQLRGQSVDHRSDLFALGTVLWEMCAGERLFTGSSDLAVLDKVRNAIVPRPSLRNPEVPAELEAIVMRALRREPAERFPDAGAMQEALRAYLAQQPTAWTAETLAATTQRMFKDEMVRDQAAAERYRELRREDLPRLGLAPPPELQAETLLRIGSRSDSGPKPPSRPAWAPTAQMDGWGDDGATIVSDAPDFLLGDENLTPATPAPVSVLSVAADEESEASVTRIFGDKVVGQDALTGEPTYVFSADDGRLEHVGHVARNAAAGSPPASRRAEAGAVDDAAGDAVGDAVGDAGWEAGPTVIFDEAARADGGQELVAAPPPVAPSTVSSSARRASPSVWGDVARGVGAALVLIALFAVFWRLFLAQDGPRPATLTLSSAAGGVAQLYVDGTSRGPLPPGQRTTLRGLRPGTHRLALVLPGEEPVVRSVALAPGEVKVLTLEPRAPRRPPAERLDAAADPLSELGQLDLSSDPPGAEVVVGGVSRGQTPLLLRELAPGRHEVALRKAGYREHHDVVWIDVGATLKLRVPLARAAERSASDPGPRGNHGASRSGADAGPPRLRARVRGAEAQPPGRLATRPADAGVPATSDRTQGYLVANSSPWAKVLIDGKDSGRTTPITPRASLSLKRGPHRVTLVVGDQRFEFVVEISAGKITRLIKTLPITR from the coding sequence ATGCGGCAGCCCGTCGTTTTCGGCGAATACCTACTGCTAGAACGCATCAGCGTTGGTGGGATGGCCGAGGTCTTCAAGGCCAAGACCTTCGGTGTCGAGGGCTTCGAGAAGATCGTCGCGGTCAAGCGCATCCTGCCCTCGATGGCCGAGGATGCCGACTTCATCACGATGTTCATCGATGAGGCGCGAATCGCCGGCCAGCTCTCGCACGCGAACATCTGCCAGATCTACGAGCTCGGACGGATCGACGGCGCGCACTTCATTGCGATGGAGTACATCTCCGGCAGGGACGTGCTGCAGATCCAGAATCGCCTGCGGCGCGTCGGCGAGCGCATGTCCTTGCCGATGGCGGCGTTCATCGCCGCGCGCGTCTGCGACGGCCTCGACTACGCGCACGCCAAGCACGATGCGAATCGGCAACCGATGAACATCGTCCACCGCGATGTCAGCCCGCAGAACGTGTTGGTGTCCTATGCCGGTGAGGTCAAGGTCATTGACTTCGGCATCGCCAAGGCCGTGTCACGCTCGGCAAAGACGCGAGCTGGGGTACTGAAGGGCAAGTTCGGCTACATGTCGCCGGAGCAGCTGCGCGGCCAGTCCGTCGACCACCGCTCCGACCTCTTCGCCTTGGGCACCGTGCTCTGGGAGATGTGCGCCGGCGAGCGCTTGTTCACCGGCTCGAGCGACCTCGCGGTGCTCGACAAGGTGCGCAACGCGATCGTGCCGCGTCCGTCGCTGCGTAATCCGGAGGTGCCGGCCGAGCTCGAAGCGATCGTGATGCGAGCGCTGCGCCGCGAGCCGGCGGAGCGCTTCCCCGACGCGGGCGCGATGCAGGAGGCGCTGCGCGCCTATTTGGCGCAGCAGCCGACGGCCTGGACGGCAGAGACGCTGGCTGCCACGACCCAGCGGATGTTCAAGGACGAGATGGTGCGCGACCAAGCGGCCGCCGAGCGCTATCGGGAGCTTCGCCGCGAGGACTTGCCGCGGCTCGGGCTGGCGCCGCCGCCGGAGCTCCAGGCCGAAACCCTGCTGCGCATCGGCTCGCGCTCCGACTCCGGCCCCAAGCCACCCTCGAGGCCCGCATGGGCGCCCACCGCGCAGATGGACGGTTGGGGCGACGATGGGGCGACCATCGTCAGCGATGCGCCCGACTTCTTGCTTGGTGACGAGAACCTGACGCCTGCCACGCCGGCGCCGGTATCGGTGCTCTCGGTCGCTGCGGACGAGGAGAGCGAGGCGTCGGTCACGCGGATCTTCGGCGACAAGGTCGTGGGTCAAGATGCGCTGACGGGCGAGCCGACCTATGTCTTCAGCGCGGACGACGGGCGGCTCGAGCATGTCGGGCACGTCGCGAGGAACGCAGCAGCGGGCTCTCCCCCCGCCTCTCGGCGCGCCGAGGCCGGCGCGGTGGACGACGCGGCGGGCGACGCGGTGGGCGACGCGGTGGGCGACGCTGGCTGGGAGGCCGGACCGACTGTGATCTTCGACGAGGCGGCGCGTGCCGACGGAGGGCAGGAGCTGGTCGCCGCCCCGCCGCCGGTCGCGCCCAGCACCGTCTCGTCGTCGGCTCGCCGAGCGTCGCCGAGTGTTTGGGGCGACGTCGCCCGCGGGGTTGGGGCGGCCCTGGTGCTGATCGCGCTCTTCGCGGTCTTCTGGCGCCTCTTCCTGGCGCAGGATGGGCCGCGTCCGGCGACGCTGACGCTTTCGAGCGCCGCGGGAGGGGTCGCGCAGCTCTACGTTGATGGCACGTCGCGCGGTCCGTTGCCGCCGGGTCAGCGCACGACCCTGCGCGGGCTACGACCCGGTACCCATCGCCTGGCGCTGGTGTTGCCGGGTGAGGAGCCCGTGGTGCGGAGCGTCGCGCTGGCGCCCGGCGAGGTCAAGGTCCTCACCTTGGAGCCGCGTGCGCCACGCAGGCCGCCAGCCGAGCGGCTCGACGCCGCGGCCGACCCGCTTTCGGAGCTCGGCCAGCTCGATCTGAGCAGCGACCCGCCAGGAGCTGAGGTCGTGGTCGGCGGGGTGAGTCGCGGGCAGACTCCGCTGCTGCTTCGAGAACTCGCGCCAGGGCGGCACGAGGTCGCGCTGCGCAAGGCCGGCTACCGCGAGCACCACGACGTGGTGTGGATCGATGTCGGGGCGACGCTAAAGCTCAGGGTGCCGCTCGCCCGGGCGGCCGAGCGCAGCGCCAGCGACCCCGGCCCCCGCGGTAATCACGGCGCGTCGCGATCCGGCGCGGATGCCGGGCCGCCGCGCCTGCGCGCGCGCGTTCGCGGCGCAGAGGCGCAGCCCCCGGGTCGCCTCGCGACTCGCCCGGCCGACGCCGGCGTTCCGGCGACGAGCGACCGCACGCAGGGCTATCTGGTGGCCAACTCCTCGCCGTGGGCCAAGGTGCTGATCGACGGCAAGGACAGCGGGAGGACGACGCCAATCACGCCGCGCGCCAGCCTCTCGCTCAAACGCGGCCCGCACCGCGTGACCCTCGTGGTCGGCGACCAGCGCTTCGAGTTCGTCGTCGAGATCAGCGCCGGCAAGATCACCCGATTGATCAAGACGCTGCCGATCACGCGCTGA
- a CDS encoding DUF192 domain-containing protein, which produces MARVKSALAGALALASLACSARQLAPQPRADAALPLSVAIFRPPGRTVRLRVEVARDPAARARGLMFRQQLAADAGMVFLFEREEQHPFWMKNTLLPLDMIFVDGRGAVVGVVHDTEPMTLTPRDVDRPSRTVVEVRAGFARAHGIGVGTTFELQLPQ; this is translated from the coding sequence ATAGCACGGGTAAAGAGCGCCCTCGCCGGGGCCCTGGCACTCGCGAGCCTCGCCTGCTCAGCGCGCCAGCTTGCACCGCAGCCGCGCGCGGACGCGGCCTTGCCGCTCTCCGTCGCGATTTTCCGCCCCCCCGGACGCACCGTACGGCTACGCGTCGAGGTCGCCCGGGATCCAGCGGCGCGCGCGCGCGGCCTGATGTTTCGCCAGCAGCTCGCCGCCGATGCGGGGATGGTCTTCCTCTTCGAGCGCGAGGAGCAGCATCCCTTCTGGATGAAGAACACGCTGCTCCCGCTCGACATGATCTTCGTCGACGGCCGGGGCGCGGTGGTTGGCGTGGTGCACGACACGGAGCCGATGACGCTGACGCCGCGCGATGTCGACCGCCCATCGCGCACGGTCGTCGAGGTGCGGGCCGGCTTCGCTCGGGCCCACGGCATCGGCGTCGGCACGACCTTCGAGCTGCAGCTCCCTCAGTGA
- a CDS encoding AarF/ABC1/UbiB kinase family protein — MKPTSAWAIIAAEPMQQPSATAAASARPTNQATTRAPSPRPLPRRWPVISTWRVIKAHLVTIVVLGSYLWLRFSRRWRSEAVMRRRTEAAHARNARRIYHAVVELQGLYIKVGQLFSIMTNLLPRAFRSELAALQDKVPARSFAAIEQRIRDEFEGRGPDELFESFERAPIASASIGQVHAARLRGGQRVAVKVQYPDIEHVVRADLATLRRIFRIVQGFIHYPGLDSVYSEIRALVLQELDFTAEARHAEQIGAIFADNREVRFPRVVRELTTRRVLTTDFVEGVKVNDLAGLRQLGVDPRTLARPLIEAYCRQIFDYGIYHADPHPGNILVSAGPVITFVDFGAVGVLSEKMRHGIVQALQAAVRRDTPAIIAALHEMGFIAHDADPRIYDRVVEYLHGRFQREIQLDSFNLKDLRFDPQRGLQNLADLRQMNISLGDITDTFHVPKEWIVLERTVLLLTGLCTELDPELNPMAVISPHLERFVLGKDGDWSRFVLDAGRDAALAAVALPAELRKFMSRALQGELQIQLVGRDDAAPLYLLLVHELIYTALGLASGFGALRFHDRGLRAWALGLGITAGVCGLLLLRAMSSARRLLRRRR, encoded by the coding sequence GTGAAGCCCACGAGCGCCTGGGCTATCATCGCCGCCGAGCCGATGCAACAGCCCAGCGCCACCGCCGCCGCCTCCGCGCGGCCCACGAATCAGGCCACGACGCGCGCGCCTTCACCGCGGCCCTTGCCGCGCCGCTGGCCGGTGATCAGCACCTGGCGGGTGATCAAGGCGCACCTCGTCACGATCGTCGTGCTGGGCTCGTATCTCTGGCTGCGCTTCTCCCGCCGCTGGCGCTCCGAGGCGGTGATGCGCCGCCGCACGGAGGCGGCCCACGCTCGCAACGCGCGGCGGATTTATCACGCCGTCGTCGAGCTCCAGGGCCTCTACATCAAGGTCGGGCAGCTCTTCAGCATCATGACGAACCTGCTCCCGCGCGCCTTCCGTTCGGAGTTGGCAGCACTGCAGGATAAGGTGCCGGCGCGCTCCTTCGCGGCAATCGAGCAGCGCATCCGCGATGAGTTCGAGGGGCGCGGCCCCGATGAGCTCTTCGAGTCGTTTGAGCGCGCGCCGATCGCCAGCGCCAGCATCGGCCAGGTCCACGCCGCGCGGCTGCGCGGCGGTCAGCGCGTCGCGGTCAAGGTACAGTACCCCGACATCGAGCACGTCGTTCGCGCCGACCTGGCGACCTTGCGACGAATCTTCCGGATCGTGCAAGGCTTCATCCACTACCCGGGCCTCGACTCCGTCTACAGCGAGATCCGGGCCCTCGTGCTCCAAGAGCTCGACTTCACCGCCGAGGCCCGCCACGCCGAGCAGATCGGGGCGATCTTCGCCGACAATCGCGAGGTGCGCTTCCCACGCGTGGTGCGCGAGCTGACGACGCGCCGCGTCCTGACCACGGACTTCGTCGAAGGCGTGAAGGTCAACGACCTGGCGGGACTGCGGCAGCTCGGCGTCGATCCGCGAACCCTGGCGCGACCGCTGATCGAGGCCTACTGCCGCCAGATCTTCGACTACGGCATCTACCACGCCGATCCGCATCCCGGGAACATCCTCGTCAGCGCCGGACCCGTGATCACCTTCGTCGACTTCGGCGCCGTCGGCGTGCTCTCAGAGAAGATGCGGCACGGCATCGTGCAGGCGCTGCAGGCCGCCGTGCGCCGCGACACGCCAGCCATCATCGCCGCGCTGCATGAGATGGGCTTCATCGCGCACGACGCGGATCCGCGCATCTATGATCGCGTGGTCGAGTACCTGCACGGGCGCTTTCAGCGCGAGATCCAGCTCGACAGCTTCAACCTCAAGGACCTCCGCTTCGATCCCCAACGCGGGCTGCAGAACCTGGCCGACCTGCGCCAAATGAACATCTCGCTCGGTGACATCACCGATACCTTCCACGTGCCCAAGGAATGGATCGTGCTCGAGCGCACGGTCCTGCTGCTGACGGGCCTCTGCACCGAGCTCGACCCGGAGCTCAATCCGATGGCCGTCATCTCGCCGCACCTCGAGCGCTTCGTGCTGGGCAAGGATGGCGACTGGTCGCGCTTCGTCCTCGACGCGGGGCGCGACGCGGCGCTGGCCGCGGTGGCCTTGCCGGCCGAGCTGCGGAAGTTCATGAGCCGAGCGCTGCAAGGCGAGCTTCAGATCCAGCTCGTGGGTCGTGACGACGCCGCACCGCTCTATCTGCTGCTGGTCCACGAGCTGATCTACACGGCCTTGGGCCTTGCCAGCGGCTTTGGCGCCCTCCGCTTCCACGATCGCGGCCTACGCGCGTGGGCGCTCGGGTTGGGGATCACGGCCGGCGTCTGCGGGCTCCTTCTGCTGCGGGCGATGAGCTCCGCCCGACGACTCCTGCGCCGCCGCCGCTGA